A region of the Desulfurobacterium atlanticum genome:
GAACTTTCCACCTTCCCAGATGGGTCTTACTGTTGCAATACAGAAAAATCCAAAATCTGCGATTGTATCAAGAAATCTTTTAACAGACTTTTTTGATACAGTTTCAAGAAGATCAACTCTTGCTTCTATAAGGTCTGCTTTCAGCTCTCGCGCTTTGAAAAGCTTATCTTTTAAATTGACTCCATCTATTGCAACAATTACTCTTGGTATTTTTCCAAGCTCTACCGTTCCTAAAAACATTGTTTCACCTGTGCCTGTATATTTTTACTTCTACATCTTGAACAGTTATAAGTCCTTCTTCCACTATTTCGTCAAGTATATTAATAAACTTTTCTATTTTTTCTTCAAGGTCAACTATTTCTATTATAAGAGGGATATTAATGGATAGAGATAACAGATTGATGGTGTGTATTTTTGAATGAGAGCCTATGCCAGCTACAGCTTTTAGAACTGTAGCACCTGCAATTCCGCTTTCCTTTGCTTTACTAAGTATAACTTTCCACAACGGTTTTCCGTTGTATTTATCTTCACTGTCTATATATATTTTGAGCAGTTTCTCTTTTTTCACTGTTCTCTCCTAATATTCTCTTGTAACTCTCAATACTTCTTCAGGTGTTGTATAGCCTTTCGCTATTTTTATTCTACCTATATCCCTTAGTGTCCTCATACCTTCAAGTTTGGCTATCTGTCTTATATCGTCGCTTGTTTTACCTTTAAGTATTGCATCTCTAACTTTGTGTGTCATTTCAAGAACTTCATAAAGCCCCACTCTGCCTTTATACCCACTGCCGTTGCAGTACTCACATCCTTTTCCTTTATAGGTTTTAACTGACATCGCTTCTTCTTTGGAGAATCCAACTTCCATAAGAACTTCTAAAGGGTACTTATAAGGTTCCTTGCAATGTGAACATATTTTTCTTGCAAGTCTTTGGGCTATAACAATCAAGACGGATGAAGAAACAAGGAACGACTCTATTCCCATATCAATAAGCCTTGTAACGGTACTTGGAGCATCGTTTGTGTGAAGGGTGGAAAATACAAGGTGACCTGTAAGAGCTGACTCTATTGCTATCTGGGCAGTTTCTTTATCCCTTATCTCACCGACCATGATAATGTCCGGGTCCTGTCTTAAAAACGCTCTTAGCACCCTTGCAAAGTCAAGTCCTATTTCATGTTTTATCTGAACCTGGTTAATCCCGTAAAGGTTATATTCTACAGGATCTTCTGCAGTCATTATATTTACTTCAGGGGTATTAACGGTAAGTA
Encoded here:
- a CDS encoding DUF190 domain-containing protein, which encodes MKKEKLLKIYIDSEDKYNGKPLWKVILSKAKESGIAGATVLKAVAGIGSHSKIHTINLLSLSINIPLIIEIVDLEEKIEKFINILDEIVEEGLITVQDVEVKIYRHR